In Procambarus clarkii isolate CNS0578487 chromosome 13, FALCON_Pclarkii_2.0, whole genome shotgun sequence, the following are encoded in one genomic region:
- the LOC138364233 gene encoding uncharacterized protein: MEDQVAALVDQPNFGKIKDLKKSGLLLLADRLNIAVSSKMLKAQVLRVIVTHLVEEERLEEECLGELEEESSDKVAILKLELETQLELARLEADKQRLEADKQRLELQNQTKHLELEAQLRLAEQQTKQTEQQTRQLEIQQSIAENNNRLEQQRIAAGQGNTSNNPESTNSSSKYSKHVELPKFNEEDPEIFFLHFRKLAVSMNWPVDQWVSILQGQFKGKAPEVFASLPAENSFDFKFVQQSILNAYQQIPEAHRIKFRSLKRAHDQTISDFVRVKLYHFDRWIKALNITEFETLRDLKVTEEVVGCLPEKLALFMAENKQTTDLIKLAKLADEHELLTKVPFRAPINHFNAKTNHYAHKNHVFQTRPATSPSPLNPSPVKPKSEKQTGLSTSSNVVIKPAVGSAVPTTSRYCTHCRRGHVVNSCYALHPELRPTGLIYCRGVQNKFTNKHVTVNPNWVKQYSPYMSSGEVLCINEKWKPVVILRDTGASQTIISSSILSDVEQRETGKFVVLQSVAGCKTVPLIDVTLRSTITQSVCTVGVSTQLPIPGVDVILGNDVAINHVVGENDPRLFNQPVADHVVYSACAEVSSRNEQPVVIDGFGHSTCADVSTNINPVVSSDVTQAFVPVTSTPSVEKWDVVVPDSCVADLVVESKPDTMTLLYSNKLGKDVHVPLSCPLTTNVVPGVERNLKATTLYSSQVNGLGQDVGLAEVFPLTPSLESVVESKSVVEAPPHPSQGDIIGEEVKLPVTCPLVSDSLNLCALSRTDPKISERSKETVCTVDPVLESVGKQPEDQLLLSRWRPSEPPSSVVCEDVTQLGSDIIDCEQTVLQAAPEVMGGNFGKIIKSGKVAFGSKLRRFVGCDSYSMWSKYFSLCTLSQSVCRMLKSTFILQEPFSCEVMDCGTSLSSLVVEQREFTQVGCATSSSEEVVSYTRAVSLYSDPGNFDARVIKVYVPLKCGVDFQSHIVGEGLNHTGEQMFEAPGVYFKLGDKVILPSVNHCEGFQIVLGRFPGNLLCIFKMLRPLNLLVDWLSSDVNHLGSDGEGCQVFGMFYLVFWKTRRLMVVCVVFKFTIRRCELVLRVMIEIWCLGICLFSFTDRYDRVMRQLISVFLMDHLSQFDQVVFALILGCISWFEGQRFAKAVSCVSEGSMNGKVLYIIVRFNANFSNFSIHWARVCVPQRIKRDEEQMSVSEHTQEKSQIYSTSSQLQLSSSAPEKGSNGKGSLSWKMSPYRKWINWKYGTDLREIVTTDRKINCRDNCVKAATFLDNSNNDNVVDKSVKYDLKLSDINEIVPWRDKFAYSSETYVVFLFIRYMKFLYFFTV, from the exons atggaggatcaggttgctgcgctggtagatcagccaaattttggtaaaattaaagacttaaagaagtctggtttgttattgctggctgataGATTGAACATAGcagtttccagtaaaatgttgaaagctcaagtgttaagagtgattgtcacacacttggtggaggaggagagacttgaagaagagtgtttgggagagttagaagaagagtcaagtgacaaggtggcaatcttaaagttggagttggagactcaattagaattggctaggctggaagcagacaagcagaggttggaagcagacaagcagag gttggagttgcagaaccagacaaaacaccttgagttggaggctcagttaagactagcagagcaacaaactaaacaaaccgagcagcagactagacaattagaaattcagcagagtattgctgaaaataataacaggttagaacagcagagaattgcagcagggcaaggtaacactagtaataatccagagagtacaaatagttcttccaagtacagtaaacatgtagaattacctaagtttaatgaagaagatccagaaatatttttcttgcactttaggaaactagcagtcagcatgaactggcctgtcgatcaatgggttagcatattacaaggacaatttaagggtaaagctccagaggtatttgcatctttgccggctgagaattctttcgattttaaatttgttcagcaaagtattttgaatgcttaccagcagatcccagaggcacatagaatcaaattcagaagtttaaaaagagcacatgaccagactatttctgactttgtaagagtaaaattatatcactttgacagatggattaaagcacttaatattacagagtttgagactttaagagacctcaaagtaactgaggaagtagtgggatgtctaccagagaaattagctttatttatggctgaaaataaacaaaccactgatcttatcaaattagccaagctagctgatgaacatgaactacttactaaagtacctttcagagcaccaattaaccattttaatgctaaaactaatcattatgctcataaaaaccatgttttccagactcgaccagctacttcaccttctccccttaacccttctcctgtaaagcctaaatctgagaaacagacagggttgtcaacctcaagtaatgtagtgattaagcctgcagtgggttcggctgttccgaccactagcaggtattgcacgcattgcagaagaggtcatgtggtaaattcatgttatgctttgcacccagagttaagaccaactggtctcatttattgtagaggtgtgcaaaataaatttactaataaacatgtaactgtaaaccccaattgggtgaaacagtattcaccatatatgtcttcaggtgaagttttgtgtattaatgagaagtggaagccagtggttattcttcgtgatacaggtgcttcccaaaccataatttcatccagtattctttctgatgttgaacagagagagactggaaagtttgttgttcttcagagtgttgcaggatgtaaaactgtacctctaatagacgttACTTTAAGATCCACCATTACTCAAAgtgtatgcactgtgggtgttagtacacagttgcccatcccaggtgtggatgttatattgggtaatgatgtggccataaatcatgttgtgggtgagaatgatccccgtttgtttaaccagccagttgcagaccatgttgtttattctgcctgtgctgaagttagttctaggaATGAACAACCGGTTGTAATAGATGGTTTtggccattctacctgtgctgatgtcagtactaatataaatccagttgtcagttctgatgttactcaagcatttgttccagtaaccagtaccccttcagtggagaagtgggatgtggttgttccagattcctgtgtggccgatttagttgttgagagtaagcctgatactatgactctgctttattccaataaattgggaaaggatgtccatgtaccattgtcttgcccgctcactacgaacgttgtgccaggagttgagagaaacttaaaagccacgactctgtattccagccaagtgaatggtttaggacaagatgtcgggttggcagaagtattcccgctcactccaagtttagaatcagttgtcgagagtaagtccgttgtagaggccccgcctcaccctagtcaaggtgatataataggggaggaggtcaaactacctgttacttgcccgctcgtttcagattcccttaatttatgtgcattgagtagaactgaccctaagatttcagagagaagcaaggagacagtctgtactgtagatccagttctggagagtgtgggaaagcagccagaggatcagcttctgttgagtagatggagacccagtgagcctccctcttcagttgtctgtgaggatgtgacccagcttggtagtgatattattgattgtgagcagacagtactccaagcagctccagaagtcatgggaggaaattttggtaaaatcattaagagtggtaaagtagcatttggatctaagttgcggagatttgtgggttgtgattcttattccatgtggagtaagtatttctcattgtgtaccttgagtcagagtgtgtgtaggatgttgaaatctacttttattctgcaggagccattttcttgtgaagtaatggactgtgggacatctttgtccagccttgtggttgagcagagagagtttactcaagtaggttgtgcaaccagtagttctgaggaagtggtgagttatactagagcagtgtctctatattcagatccaggtaattttgatgcacgagtgataaaagtgtatgttccactcaagtgtggtgttgactttcagagtcatattgtgggtgaaggattaaatcatactggggagcagatgtttgaggctccaggtgtgtatttcaagttgggggataaggttatcctacctagtgttaatcattgtgaagggtttcagattgtccttgggcgtttcccaggtaatctgctgtgcatcttcaagatgttaagacccttaaaccttttggttgattggttgtcatcagacgtaaatcacttgggaagtgatggtgagggttgtcaagttttcggcatgttttacttagtcttttggaagactagaaggttgatggtagtgtgtgttgtgttcaagttcaccatcaggaggtgtgaacttgtcttgagagttatgattgagatatggtgcctaggcatatgcctgttttctttcactgatcgttatgacagagttatgaggcaattgatttctgtgttccttatggatcatctgagtcagttcgatcaggtagtctttgcacttattttgggttgtatttcttggtttgaaggtcaaaggtttgctaaggcggtgtcttgtgtttcggaaggttctatgaatgggaaagttttatacataattgtgaggtttaatgctaatttctctaattttagtatccattgggcgagagtatgtgttccacagaggatcaagagggatgaagagcagatgtctgtgtcagagcatacccaggagaagtcccaaatctactcaacatccagtcagcttcaattaagcagttcagctccagaaaaagggagtaatgggaaagggagtctgtcttggaaaatgtCACCATATAGAAAATGGATCAATTGGAAATATGGGACTGATCTCAGAGAAATAGTAACAACagatagaaagataaattgccgtgataactgtgtgaaagcagctacctttcttgacaattctaataatgataatgttgtagataagagtgtgaaatatgatctgaaactaagtgatataaatgagatagtaccctggagagataaatttgcatactccagtgaaaccTATGTAGTGTTTCTATTCATAAGATATAtgaaatttttgtatttttttactgTGTGA